A window of Pirellulales bacterium contains these coding sequences:
- a CDS encoding radical SAM protein produces MDPHVDQPPSESTPLFREHPRSFETNRFVYPVVSRRSGGVSIGVNLNPDKVCNFDCIYCQVDRVSTSETKFVGREQLLAELDHMLSLVTTGELFAHPRFRDTPVTLRRLNDIAFSGDGEPTTYRDFDEIVSACADVKRRHALDAVKMVLITNASMFHRPAVERGLAILDANQGEIWAKLEAGTDEYYYLIERTTIPFRRILDNISAAARVRPLVIQSLFMRVAGSPPSPAELSAFCDRLNEITAAGGKLSLVQIYTVARRPAESNVTPLSNADVDEIVELVRSKTGLTTRRYYGGL; encoded by the coding sequence ATGGACCCACACGTCGATCAGCCGCCGAGTGAATCAACTCCGCTTTTTCGCGAGCACCCGCGCTCGTTCGAGACCAACCGGTTTGTCTATCCGGTCGTCAGCCGGCGCTCAGGGGGCGTATCGATCGGCGTGAATCTCAACCCGGACAAGGTCTGCAACTTCGATTGCATCTACTGCCAGGTGGATCGCGTCAGCACGAGTGAAACAAAATTTGTCGGCCGCGAACAGTTGCTCGCCGAGTTGGATCACATGTTGTCGCTGGTCACGACGGGCGAGCTGTTTGCGCATCCGCGCTTTCGAGACACGCCCGTGACCTTACGGCGGTTGAATGACATAGCCTTCAGCGGCGACGGCGAGCCGACGACGTATCGCGACTTCGACGAAATCGTTTCGGCCTGCGCCGATGTGAAGCGCCGTCACGCTCTCGACGCCGTAAAGATGGTGCTGATCACCAACGCCAGCATGTTCCATCGGCCGGCCGTCGAGCGAGGGCTGGCTATTCTCGACGCGAACCAGGGCGAGATTTGGGCCAAGCTCGAAGCGGGCACCGACGAGTATTACTACCTGATCGAACGCACGACGATCCCCTTCCGCCGCATCCTCGACAACATCAGCGCGGCGGCCCGCGTTCGACCGCTGGTGATTCAATCCCTGTTCATGCGCGTGGCAGGCAGCCCGCCGAGCCCTGCAGAGCTTTCGGCCTTTTGCGATCGCCTGAACGAAATCACGGCCGCCGGTGGAAAACTGTCGCTCGTGCAGATCTACACCGTGGCCCGCCGTCCGGCAGAATCCAACGTCACCCCGCTTTCGAACGCCGACGTCGACGAGATCGTCGAACTCGTTCGCAGCAAGACGGGGCTTACGACGCGCCGGTATTACGGTGGCCTTTAG
- the ilvC gene encoding ketol-acid reductoisomerase: MPAKIYYDKDADLALLKGKTIAILGYGSQGHAHALNLRDSGCTVIVGQRPGSANYDLAVKDGFKPVSAEEATEKGDMINVLLPDEVQGDVYRQSIKPHLKPGNILMCSHGFNVHFGQVEAPKGVDTLLVAPKGPGHLVRAEFERGGGVPCLIALSEGASDETRKLGLAYAKGIGGTRGGVIETTFAEETETDLFGEQVVLCGGVSALVKAGFETLVEAGYQPEMAYFECMHELKLIVDLFYQGGLNYMRYSVSNTAEYGDYTRGPRIVTDETRAEMKKILQEIQSGQFAREWILENKANAPAFKATRRRERNHPIETVGRQLRRLMSWINSKEV, encoded by the coding sequence ATGCCCGCCAAGATCTACTACGACAAAGACGCCGACCTCGCCCTGCTGAAGGGAAAGACGATCGCAATCCTGGGCTACGGCTCGCAAGGGCACGCCCATGCGTTGAACCTGCGCGACAGCGGTTGCACCGTGATTGTCGGCCAGCGTCCCGGTAGCGCGAATTACGATCTGGCGGTGAAAGACGGCTTCAAGCCGGTTTCGGCCGAAGAAGCGACCGAGAAGGGGGACATGATCAACGTCCTGCTTCCCGACGAAGTGCAGGGGGACGTCTATCGCCAGAGCATCAAGCCGCATCTAAAGCCGGGCAATATTCTGATGTGCTCGCACGGCTTCAACGTCCATTTCGGTCAGGTCGAAGCGCCGAAAGGTGTCGACACGCTGCTCGTAGCCCCCAAGGGACCCGGTCACCTGGTGCGTGCCGAGTTCGAACGCGGCGGCGGTGTCCCCTGTTTGATCGCGCTCAGCGAAGGTGCGAGCGACGAGACACGCAAGCTCGGTCTGGCCTATGCCAAGGGGATCGGCGGTACGCGCGGCGGCGTCATCGAAACCACCTTCGCCGAAGAGACCGAAACCGACCTGTTCGGTGAGCAAGTCGTACTGTGCGGCGGTGTCAGCGCCTTGGTCAAGGCTGGATTCGAGACCCTGGTCGAGGCGGGCTACCAGCCCGAGATGGCCTACTTCGAATGTATGCACGAACTGAAGCTGATCGTCGACCTGTTCTATCAGGGCGGCTTGAACTACATGCGGTATAGCGTCTCGAACACCGCTGAGTACGGCGATTACACCCGCGGGCCGCGGATCGTTACCGACGAGACCCGGGCCGAGATGAAGAAAATCCTGCAAGAGATTCAGTCGGGTCAGTTCGCTCGCGAGTGGATCCTGGAAAACAAGGCCAACGCCCCAGCCTTCAAAGCCACCCGCCGCCGCGAGCGCAACCACCCGATCGAAACGGTGGGCCGCCAACTGCGCCGCCTGATGAGCTGGATCAACTCGAAGGAAGTTTAA
- the ilvN gene encoding acetolactate synthase small subunit, with protein sequence MRHVISALVQNVPGVLAHISGMLASRGYNIDSLAVGETEEPHLSRMTFVIMGDDSVLEQVRKQLSKIVTVVRVDDISSQNFVERDLMLIKVKAADGAARNEVHQLAEIFRGRVVDVAAEAVIVEISGQERKVEAFVELMRPFGICELVRTGRIAMVRGAKTSNVDRRSPTGRSFEATPSDFA encoded by the coding sequence ATGCGTCACGTAATATCGGCACTCGTGCAGAACGTGCCGGGGGTGTTGGCGCATATCTCAGGCATGCTCGCCTCACGCGGGTACAACATCGATAGTCTGGCCGTCGGCGAGACCGAGGAGCCCCACCTGTCGCGGATGACATTCGTCATCATGGGAGACGACAGCGTGCTGGAGCAGGTCCGCAAGCAACTGTCGAAGATCGTGACCGTGGTCCGCGTCGACGACATCAGCTCGCAGAATTTCGTCGAGCGCGACCTGATGCTGATCAAGGTCAAAGCGGCGGACGGTGCCGCCCGCAACGAAGTCCACCAATTGGCCGAAATCTTTCGCGGACGCGTCGTCGACGTCGCCGCCGAGGCCGTGATCGTCGAGATCTCGGGGCAGGAGCGCAAAGTCGAGGCGTTCGTCGAACTGATGCGCCCCTTCGGCATCTGCGAGCTGGTCCGCACCGGCCGAATCGCGATGGTGCGCGGCGCCAAGACCAGCAACGTCGACCGCCGTTCTCCCACGGGCCGCTCGTTCGAGGCCACCCCCTCGGACTTTGCTTAA
- the uvrA gene encoding excinuclease ABC subunit UvrA, with product MSHAASKANGGTSSRGDFIRLRGVRVHNLRNLDLDIPRDRLVVITGPSGSGKSSLAFDTLFAEGQRQYIESLSVYARQFLHQLERPDVDSIDGLQPTISIDQQAGTQNPRSTVATVTEIYDYLRLLFARIGLPLCYRCGAEIRQQSPEQIVEALAALAEGSKMLLLAPLVRGRKGQHQEVFDAIRKSGFVRARVDGVVYELDAVPALTKGKQHTIEAVVDRLVIREGVRTRLAESVQLALRHGPGLIVAAILAPGADSKTGTWSDMVFSTQHACPTCGLSYEELEPRTFSFNSPYGACHTCEGLGSRIAFDPDLVIPDKTLSLADGAVLPWRGAPATVTAKHRREIAPFAATHEFRWNTPLEALKPQVFDALFCGEGSEFPGILGILEREFAGATTPTALQRWEKYRGVVTCPACHGSRLRSEARSVTINGRAIHEVTALTVEAAKSYFAGLEFEGTAAEIATPIITQIRSRLDFLANVGLAYLTLDRAADSLSGGELQRIRLASSIGSGLVGVCYVLDEPSIGLHPRDNERLIRALRDLEQQGNSVLVVEHDEAIMRAADHLIDLGPGAGVSGGRLVAQGTPAEVMKNAQSITGQFLSGAASIGVTARRPVNPRRAIALEGVTTNNLKDVSISIPLSVLVCVTGVSGSGKSSLVNETLVRGIARRLTSSGPKPGPYRRLAGVSAIDKLVEIDQSPIGRTPRSNPATYTGIFDEIRKVFAGTREAQLRGYKSSRFSFNVKGGRCETCQGQGQQKIEMNFLPDLYVPCPECHGARLNRQTLEVHYRGRSIADTLAMSVDEAMTFFENFSPIHRVLECLHDVGLGYLPLGQSSTTLSGGEAQRIKLAAELSRSDTGKTLYVLDEPTTGLHFEDIRRLLSVLGRLVDLGNTVVVIEHQMDVIKCADWIIDLGPEGGEAGGHVLAAGTPEEIAVLADNQTGRFLREALIGPGATVLGAANGNGKSVSG from the coding sequence ATGAGCCACGCAGCGTCGAAAGCCAACGGTGGCACCTCGTCCCGTGGTGATTTCATCCGCCTGCGCGGCGTCCGGGTCCACAATCTGCGCAATCTGGACCTGGATATTCCCCGCGACCGGCTGGTTGTCATTACGGGACCCAGCGGGTCGGGGAAAAGTTCGCTGGCTTTCGACACGTTGTTCGCAGAGGGGCAACGGCAGTACATCGAAAGCTTGTCGGTCTACGCCCGCCAGTTCCTGCATCAGCTCGAACGCCCGGACGTGGACTCGATCGACGGCCTGCAGCCGACGATTTCGATCGATCAGCAGGCAGGCACGCAAAATCCGCGTAGCACGGTAGCCACGGTCACCGAGATTTACGACTACCTGCGGCTGCTGTTCGCCCGAATTGGTTTACCGCTTTGCTATCGCTGCGGGGCAGAGATCCGCCAGCAGTCTCCCGAGCAAATCGTCGAAGCCCTGGCGGCGCTCGCCGAGGGGAGCAAGATGCTGCTGCTGGCGCCGCTGGTGCGGGGACGCAAAGGGCAGCACCAAGAGGTATTCGACGCGATTCGCAAGTCGGGCTTCGTCCGCGCCCGCGTCGACGGCGTGGTGTATGAGCTGGATGCGGTGCCGGCGCTGACCAAAGGGAAGCAGCACACGATCGAGGCCGTGGTCGATCGATTGGTGATTCGCGAGGGAGTTCGCACTCGACTGGCCGAAAGCGTGCAACTGGCGCTGCGGCACGGGCCGGGGCTAATCGTGGCGGCGATTCTCGCGCCAGGGGCCGATTCCAAGACCGGCACCTGGAGCGACATGGTCTTCAGCACGCAGCACGCTTGCCCGACCTGCGGGCTGAGCTACGAAGAGCTGGAACCACGCACCTTCAGCTTCAACAGTCCCTACGGGGCGTGCCACACCTGCGAAGGGCTGGGGTCGCGCATCGCCTTCGATCCCGACCTGGTCATCCCGGATAAGACGTTGTCGCTGGCTGATGGAGCGGTGCTACCGTGGCGTGGTGCGCCTGCCACGGTCACGGCCAAGCACCGGCGCGAGATCGCGCCGTTTGCCGCAACGCACGAATTTCGTTGGAACACGCCGCTCGAAGCGCTCAAGCCGCAAGTCTTCGACGCGCTGTTTTGCGGCGAAGGAAGCGAGTTCCCGGGCATTCTCGGCATCCTGGAGCGCGAATTCGCAGGAGCCACGACGCCCACGGCTTTGCAGCGCTGGGAAAAATATCGGGGCGTCGTCACTTGCCCGGCCTGTCACGGTTCGCGCCTGCGCTCCGAAGCGCGCAGTGTAACCATCAATGGCCGTGCCATTCACGAAGTCACGGCGCTGACGGTCGAAGCGGCGAAATCGTATTTCGCGGGGCTCGAATTCGAGGGGACGGCGGCCGAAATCGCCACGCCCATCATTACCCAGATTCGATCGCGGCTCGATTTCCTGGCCAATGTCGGGCTGGCCTATTTGACGCTCGATCGCGCGGCCGATTCCTTGAGCGGCGGCGAGCTGCAACGCATCCGGCTGGCCAGCAGTATCGGGTCGGGGCTTGTCGGCGTGTGCTACGTGCTCGACGAACCGTCGATCGGCCTGCACCCGCGCGACAACGAGCGTTTGATCCGCGCGCTACGCGATCTCGAGCAACAGGGAAACAGCGTACTGGTCGTCGAGCATGACGAGGCGATCATGCGGGCTGCAGATCACTTGATCGACCTGGGGCCCGGTGCCGGCGTGTCCGGTGGACGGCTCGTGGCGCAAGGGACCCCGGCCGAGGTGATGAAGAACGCCCAGTCGATCACCGGACAGTTCCTTTCGGGGGCTGCATCGATTGGCGTCACCGCGCGTCGCCCGGTGAATCCGCGACGGGCGATCGCGCTCGAGGGCGTAACGACGAACAACCTGAAAGACGTCAGCATTTCGATTCCGCTCTCGGTGCTGGTATGCGTGACGGGCGTGAGCGGTTCGGGCAAGAGCTCGCTCGTGAACGAGACGCTGGTGCGAGGCATTGCGCGTCGGCTGACGAGCAGTGGGCCGAAGCCGGGACCGTACCGGCGGCTAGCGGGTGTCAGTGCGATCGACAAGCTGGTCGAGATCGATCAGTCACCCATCGGACGCACGCCGCGCAGTAATCCGGCCACGTACACCGGCATCTTCGATGAGATTCGCAAGGTCTTTGCCGGCACGCGCGAGGCACAACTGCGGGGCTACAAGTCGAGCCGGTTCAGCTTCAACGTCAAAGGGGGACGCTGCGAGACCTGTCAGGGGCAAGGGCAGCAGAAGATCGAAATGAACTTCTTGCCGGACCTGTACGTCCCCTGCCCGGAATGCCACGGAGCGCGGCTGAATCGGCAAACGCTGGAAGTTCATTACCGCGGCCGCTCGATCGCCGACACACTGGCTATGAGCGTCGACGAAGCGATGACGTTTTTCGAGAACTTTTCGCCGATTCATCGCGTGCTGGAGTGCCTGCACGACGTAGGATTGGGTTACCTGCCGTTGGGTCAATCGTCGACGACCCTCTCCGGCGGCGAAGCGCAGCGCATCAAGCTGGCCGCTGAGTTGTCGCGCAGCGACACCGGCAAAACTCTGTACGTGTTGGACGAACCGACGACCGGACTGCACTTCGAGGATATTCGCCGTTTGCTTTCCGTGTTGGGCAGGCTCGTCGATCTCGGAAACACGGTCGTCGTCATCGAGCATCAGATGGATGTCATCAAGTGCGCGGACTGGATCATCGACCTGGGCCCCGAGGGGGGCGAAGCCGGAGGGCACGTGCTGGCCGCGGGCACTCCGGAAGAGATCGCGGTGCTGGCGGATAATCAAACGGGGCGTTTTCTGCGCGAAGCGCTAATCGGCCCGGGTGCGACAGTGTTGGGCGCCGCGAACGGGAATGGCAAGTCGGTAAGCGGGTAA
- a CDS encoding tetratricopeptide repeat protein produces MKFEPKRKRKGAGASVVAKPANAKAAPPDWQAWLAWLRTPAAGAILVAMVLATFAPTLRNKYIWDDDAYVTKNLNLRTAEGLWATWFKPFSLPQYYPLVHTTFWLEYQSWELDPLGYHVDNMLLHALGVVLAWRVLLRLGISWAWLGAALFAVHPVTVESVAWITERKNVLSEALVLASMLCYLRFAPAEPGAADATAGRWKWINYGLAIVFFLGALLSKTVVATMPAVLLVIYWWKRGRIGWRDVVPLLPFFAMGVSLGMVTAWLERIHVGAEGDEWSFTRAERVLIAGRAVWFYATKLAWPHPIIFFYPRWEIDGHVWWQYVFPATAVAFAIALFLLRGRIGRGPLAAALVFGGVLVPAIGFFNVYPFRFSFVADHFQHHATLAMFALAAGGAALLDRRLARANIATGETPASKASVSFAPGQILLRGAAGAVLVMLAAISYVQCRTYYDIEALYTDVMAKNPSAWIAFSNLGSHYLQVGRGDEATVLLRQALAIAPRNSLTHVNYGRVMLSKGTREGFEPGQLEDCIEHFETAIKLEPRHLQARVALAQAMTHQDRGEDAKQQLNLVLERQPYNSFALASMGSILIAEKRWAEARDYFERALEYSPNSGDAQHGLGLALVNQGHNQEAIAHLQAAVQLKPDSFEVHFVLGNALYNLGDFRTAIDQYNDALAIKPDYLEALSNKGVALGQLGAADGQVANADAAIRCFEKLVTIDPKYTGAQENLKNAHELKKQLQEKKARQ; encoded by the coding sequence ATGAAATTTGAACCCAAACGCAAGCGCAAGGGAGCCGGCGCGAGTGTCGTAGCGAAGCCGGCGAATGCAAAGGCCGCTCCGCCGGACTGGCAAGCCTGGCTGGCATGGCTGCGCACGCCCGCGGCGGGCGCGATTCTGGTGGCGATGGTCCTGGCCACTTTTGCGCCGACGTTGCGGAACAAGTACATCTGGGACGACGACGCCTACGTCACGAAGAACCTGAATCTGCGCACGGCCGAGGGGCTATGGGCAACCTGGTTCAAGCCCTTTTCCCTGCCCCAGTATTATCCGCTCGTACACACGACGTTCTGGCTCGAGTATCAGTCGTGGGAGCTCGATCCCCTGGGCTATCACGTCGACAACATGTTGCTGCACGCGCTGGGAGTCGTCTTGGCGTGGCGCGTGCTGTTGCGGTTGGGCATCTCTTGGGCGTGGCTGGGGGCGGCACTGTTTGCCGTGCATCCCGTCACGGTCGAATCGGTCGCCTGGATCACCGAGCGCAAGAACGTGCTATCCGAGGCACTGGTGCTGGCCTCGATGCTGTGTTACTTGCGTTTCGCGCCCGCCGAACCGGGTGCGGCCGATGCGACGGCCGGCCGCTGGAAATGGATCAACTACGGGCTCGCGATCGTTTTCTTTCTAGGCGCTCTGCTGAGTAAGACCGTGGTTGCCACGATGCCGGCGGTGCTGTTGGTGATTTACTGGTGGAAGCGCGGGCGAATTGGTTGGCGCGACGTCGTGCCGCTGCTGCCATTTTTCGCCATGGGCGTGAGCCTGGGCATGGTCACGGCATGGCTCGAGCGTATTCACGTGGGGGCCGAAGGGGACGAATGGTCATTCACTCGGGCCGAGCGCGTGCTGATCGCGGGGCGAGCCGTGTGGTTTTACGCGACCAAGCTGGCCTGGCCGCATCCGATTATTTTCTTTTACCCGCGTTGGGAAATCGACGGACACGTTTGGTGGCAATACGTGTTTCCCGCGACGGCGGTGGCGTTTGCGATCGCGCTATTCCTGCTGCGCGGACGAATTGGGCGCGGCCCGCTGGCCGCGGCGCTCGTCTTCGGCGGCGTACTGGTGCCGGCGATCGGCTTCTTTAACGTTTATCCTTTTCGCTTCTCTTTCGTCGCGGATCATTTTCAGCACCACGCAACATTGGCGATGTTTGCGCTGGCCGCTGGCGGAGCGGCGCTGCTCGATCGGCGCCTGGCGCGCGCGAACATTGCGACAGGTGAAACGCCGGCGAGCAAGGCATCGGTGTCATTTGCGCCGGGCCAAATCCTCTTGCGCGGGGCGGCCGGGGCGGTACTGGTCATGCTGGCCGCGATTTCCTACGTGCAGTGCCGGACGTACTACGACATCGAAGCGTTGTATACCGACGTCATGGCCAAGAATCCGAGCGCCTGGATCGCGTTTTCGAACCTGGGGTCGCACTACCTGCAGGTGGGACGCGGTGACGAGGCGACGGTATTGTTGCGACAAGCGCTCGCCATTGCGCCGCGTAATTCGCTGACTCACGTCAATTACGGCCGCGTGATGCTCAGCAAAGGGACACGCGAAGGATTCGAGCCAGGCCAACTCGAAGATTGCATCGAACACTTCGAAACCGCCATCAAGCTCGAGCCGCGACATTTGCAGGCACGCGTAGCGCTAGCCCAGGCCATGACTCACCAGGATCGCGGCGAAGATGCCAAACAACAACTGAACCTGGTTCTCGAGCGACAGCCCTACAACAGCTTCGCACTCGCATCCATGGGCTCGATCCTGATCGCAGAGAAACGCTGGGCCGAGGCGCGCGACTACTTCGAGCGAGCTTTGGAGTACAGCCCCAACTCGGGCGACGCGCAACACGGACTAGGCTTAGCGCTCGTGAACCAGGGGCATAACCAAGAAGCCATCGCACATTTGCAGGCGGCCGTGCAGCTAAAGCCCGATTCGTTCGAAGTCCATTTCGTGCTCGGAAATGCCCTGTATAACCTGGGCGACTTCCGCACGGCGATCGATCAATACAACGATGCCCTGGCGATCAAGCCAGACTATCTGGAAGCATTGAGCAACAAGGGGGTGGCGCTCGGTCAATTGGGGGCAGCCGACGGCCAAGTCGCGAACGCGGACGCTGCGATCCGCTGCTTCGAGAAATTGGTAACGATCGACCCGAAGTACACCGGCGCGCAGGAGAATCTGAAGAACGCGCACGAGTTGAAGAAACAATTGCAGGAAAAGAAGGCGCGCCAATAG
- a CDS encoding (2Fe-2S) ferredoxin domain-containing protein, which translates to MSRFASHIFVCCNTREPGHCRGCCDPEASESLRNRFAAELKAHKLDAPVRANRAGCLDQCEYGPAVVIYPQQIWYGRVTPDDVPRIVAETIVNGRVIEELLIPDECLNTKGKVPWPET; encoded by the coding sequence ATGTCGCGCTTCGCCAGTCACATCTTCGTCTGTTGCAACACGCGCGAGCCGGGGCATTGTCGTGGCTGCTGCGATCCCGAGGCCAGCGAGTCCTTGCGCAACCGGTTTGCCGCCGAATTGAAAGCGCACAAGCTCGACGCGCCGGTACGAGCCAATCGGGCCGGCTGCCTGGATCAATGCGAATACGGACCTGCCGTAGTGATTTATCCGCAACAAATCTGGTACGGCCGCGTCACGCCGGACGATGTGCCGAGAATCGTCGCGGAAACGATCGTCAACGGCCGCGTTATCGAAGAGCTGCTCATTCCCGATGAGTGTCTGAATACGAAAGGGAAGGTGCCCTGGCCGGAAACGTGA
- a CDS encoding DASS family sodium-coupled anion symporter, with the protein MNEPQPRSWISNLGLLAGPAAALTLWLAWDAESGDGTRREMAGAAVWIIIWWLTEALPLAATALLPLVLFPALRILPASAVAANYGESQIFLFLGGFLIALAVERAGLHRRVALAVVAAIGDSPRRIVLGFVLATGLISMWMSNTATALLMMPMAASVLTRADEIGRDPRLIKRLAIALVLGVGYAASMGGIATLIGTPPNLAFRQLYMEHFPAGPDISFGGWMLLATPLSLALLFFCWFALVFILYRLPGGAFFGGRNAIADERRALGPMTSAERRVAAIFLATAAAWIFREPVSGWGWAPLLGLGRVPGVGVMVDDTTVAIAMALLCFVIPSKGWNGPPLLAWHDAHRVPWGILILFGGGLALADGLSAAGLDQLWGGWLGSWLTGQSQFVVVAATTVGLTGFTEVASNVSAVQITMPLLAESARQVPCDPRLLMVPATLAASCGFMLPVGTPVNAIAYGTGRVRMRDMVVAGVVMDVASIVLIVSFVLALGHLALGIEVTGLPSWAAEAR; encoded by the coding sequence ATGAATGAACCGCAGCCTCGTTCCTGGATTTCCAACCTCGGCCTGTTGGCCGGGCCAGCCGCGGCGCTGACGCTGTGGTTGGCGTGGGACGCAGAATCCGGCGACGGAACGCGGCGCGAGATGGCCGGGGCCGCGGTGTGGATCATCATTTGGTGGCTCACCGAGGCCTTGCCACTGGCGGCCACTGCGCTGTTGCCGCTTGTGTTGTTTCCGGCATTACGCATTCTGCCTGCCTCGGCCGTGGCGGCGAACTACGGCGAGAGCCAGATATTCTTGTTCTTGGGGGGCTTTCTGATCGCGCTGGCTGTCGAACGGGCCGGCTTGCATCGCCGCGTGGCGCTGGCCGTGGTGGCCGCGATTGGCGACAGCCCGCGCCGCATCGTGCTGGGATTCGTGCTGGCCACGGGGCTGATCTCGATGTGGATGTCGAACACCGCGACGGCACTGTTGATGATGCCAATGGCGGCCAGTGTGCTGACCCGGGCCGATGAGATAGGCCGCGACCCGCGGCTCATCAAACGATTGGCAATCGCGCTGGTGCTGGGGGTAGGTTACGCGGCCAGCATGGGAGGGATTGCCACTCTGATAGGCACGCCGCCGAACCTGGCCTTCCGCCAGCTTTACATGGAGCACTTCCCGGCAGGCCCCGATATTTCGTTCGGCGGCTGGATGCTGCTCGCCACGCCTCTGTCGCTGGCGCTATTGTTCTTTTGCTGGTTCGCGCTCGTGTTCATTCTGTACCGTTTGCCGGGTGGAGCGTTTTTCGGAGGTCGTAACGCGATCGCTGACGAACGCCGAGCGCTCGGTCCGATGACGTCCGCCGAGCGACGTGTGGCCGCGATTTTTCTTGCGACCGCGGCGGCCTGGATTTTTCGCGAGCCAGTATCGGGCTGGGGGTGGGCACCGCTATTGGGCTTGGGACGCGTGCCAGGCGTTGGCGTTATGGTCGACGATACGACCGTGGCGATTGCGATGGCGCTACTCTGTTTCGTGATTCCTTCCAAGGGCTGGAACGGACCGCCGCTGCTGGCCTGGCACGATGCGCACCGTGTCCCCTGGGGCATCCTGATTCTGTTCGGCGGCGGGCTGGCACTGGCCGACGGATTGAGTGCCGCCGGGCTCGATCAACTGTGGGGAGGTTGGCTTGGCAGTTGGCTGACGGGACAATCGCAATTCGTCGTCGTGGCTGCGACGACGGTGGGATTGACGGGATTCACCGAAGTGGCGAGCAATGTCTCGGCCGTGCAAATCACGATGCCGCTGTTGGCCGAGTCAGCGCGACAGGTACCGTGCGATCCGCGACTATTGATGGTGCCGGCCACGTTGGCGGCCAGTTGTGGATTCATGCTGCCGGTCGGAACTCCGGTCAATGCCATTGCCTACGGCACCGGCCGGGTGCGCATGCGCGACATGGTCGTCGCGGGTGTGGTTATGGACGTGGCCAGCATTGTATTGATCGTGTCGTTTGTGCTGGCGCTCGGGCACCTGGCGCTGGGAATCGAAGTGACCGGGCTGCCGAGTTGGGCCGCCGAAGCCCGCTAG
- a CDS encoding DUF1570 domain-containing protein — MRIPSATLLVSLCLIGTGSAADVRRTMEFELGGQRIEGTPLTNTASGVELLGRDGRLWSIAPSEARSLKQTGSSFQSYPVSVLKGRLQAELGKGFRVVATSHYLVAFPTGVRANWAERFEDLYRSFALYFSVRGFHLEAPEFPLIAIVWPDQQSFARACAADRGGVPAGLLGYYSPISNRIMLYDTGGGRGSAEDWQQTSATIIHEATHQTAFNTGIHRRFADTPRWLVEGLGMMFEAPGVSNSRAYTRREDRINHDRFDYFRSRIAPKHKPDLLEALVNSDRLFSLDASIAYAEAWALSFYLVETQPRKYSQYLTLTAQRQPGQAYPPARRLADFTSIFGSNFRMLDAQFLRFMAELK; from the coding sequence GTGCGCATTCCATCGGCCACGCTGCTGGTCAGCCTCTGCCTGATCGGCACTGGATCGGCAGCGGACGTGCGCCGCACCATGGAATTCGAACTGGGGGGACAACGCATTGAAGGGACACCGCTGACGAATACGGCCTCGGGGGTCGAGTTACTAGGCCGCGATGGGCGCTTGTGGAGCATCGCGCCGAGTGAAGCTCGATCGCTGAAGCAAACCGGCTCGTCGTTTCAAAGTTATCCGGTCTCGGTCTTGAAGGGGCGTTTGCAGGCCGAGTTGGGGAAAGGATTCCGCGTCGTCGCGACGAGCCATTACCTGGTGGCCTTTCCTACCGGAGTGCGGGCCAATTGGGCCGAACGATTCGAGGATTTGTACCGCTCGTTCGCGCTGTACTTTTCGGTGCGAGGCTTCCACCTCGAAGCCCCCGAGTTTCCGCTAATCGCGATTGTTTGGCCCGATCAGCAGAGTTTTGCCAGGGCTTGCGCCGCGGATCGCGGCGGTGTTCCGGCGGGATTGCTGGGGTATTACTCGCCGATCTCGAATCGAATCATGCTGTACGACACGGGGGGCGGGCGGGGATCGGCCGAGGATTGGCAACAAACCTCGGCGACGATCATTCACGAAGCGACGCATCAGACGGCGTTCAATACTGGCATCCATCGCCGCTTCGCCGATACGCCGCGCTGGCTGGTCGAGGGATTGGGGATGATGTTCGAAGCGCCGGGCGTCTCGAACTCGCGCGCGTATACGCGGCGCGAAGATCGCATCAATCACGATCGCTTCGACTACTTTCGATCGCGGATCGCACCCAAGCATAAGCCGGACCTGCTGGAGGCGCTCGTCAACTCGGACCGGCTGTTTTCGCTGGATGCGTCCATCGCCTACGCCGAGGCGTGGGCGCTGTCGTTCTACCTGGTCGAAACTCAGCCGCGCAAATACTCGCAATACCTGACTCTCACGGCCCAGCGGCAGCCGGGGCAAGCTTATCCACCGGCCCGACGGCTGGCCGACTTTACCTCGATCTTTGGCAGCAACTTTCGAATGCTCGACGCTCAATTCCTGCGGTTTATGGCCGAGTTGAAGTAG